GGCTGCCTCACCTCGGACGGGAGCCGGCGGCAGCGTACGGCGTCGCGGGGCTCAGCGCATCCTGGGGGAGCCGGGAAGCCAGACGTGGAACTGCGGGGCCCCCGCGACGGGTTATGTAACCGGCAGGGGCCGCAGCCGGGACGGAGAAGGCGGCCCCGCGGCACTTCCGCCTCTCGTGCTCCGCCGGCGGCGCAGCCCGGAAGATCATTGGTCGCTGCACCACGTGGCTCCGCCCTCACTGACGCCGACGCCACCATCTTTGGAGCGGGCCCCGCCTGCTGTCCCAGGCTCCCGGCTTGCCGGCTCCCAAAGCTGCTCGCACCGGCTGCGAAAGCACAGGACAGCCGCTAGCTGCTGAGCCGCCCTTGCTTGAGTGTGCGTACACGGGCAGCGGGCCGGGGTTTCTGCGCCCTTCCGCGATCAAGCGGGTCAGAGGAGCCAGGAGGCCTACCAGACGCTGAACGGCACGGGGGGCCCCGCCGCTGGCCTGTTCTTCCCTCCAAGAGGTTAGTAGACGCCAGCGCTGGTGATTGCAGGAAGCCCTGACTCAATGGCACCGCCCCGCGCTCGCGCTGACATCCTCAGAAGGGTGGTTCTGGGCTGTCACTGCAATGGGCAAGTGACGGTGGCTTTCAGGACGGGAGTAGGGGTTTGTATCCAGATGTAATCAAAGATAATTCAGTTCTTGTTACCAGGGAACTTGTGTTGACAGTTTGTCCTTTGCTTTCGGATAACTACAATGATCTAcataaccaaaccaaaacaaaagaacagaatctGTACAGCTGAGGGCTAAAATAACCCTGAAAAGATGTAATTAATATCCAAGATAACACATCAAAATATTTTCGTGTCTCAAATTCTGTAAAACAGCACtatttttgaaacatcaaagccgtactcttttaacattttgaaaagtAAGGTGTTCCTCAGGATTTTAGAATGTGGGGTTTGCATTTGTAGCTAAATGGTAGAAGGCCCCTACCTTATGCACAGGGCTGGGTCCCATcctccacaacacacacaactgTAGAGAAGGTGATAGAAATAACCACGAATAGTTAACTATCTTGCCTGTGTAGTATGGTGCATATGACTGGTGGGATTTTTGTAAAGCAACcagtatttatattttctttttatgacagTATAAGTTGTAGAATTTTTAAGGAAGGCTGGAAAGTCACTTGGACAAAATGAAGACTTAAAATGTACAACTTTGTAGACTGAAGTATgacaaacaaaaaagcagctgTAATAAGCATGTTTGGACCCACTCAGGTCACTTTGAGCCTTCAATACAATTACACTTCATGTATCATTACTGAAACTATTTCTAATTAAACTTGCtgcagaaaaatatttaagattgaTCTTGATGTGATcttggcacacgcctgtaatcccagcataggaaagctgaggcaagagggaaTGTGATGTATTCACCTTGTGTCACATTCTTGAAATAACACTGCTAAGACAGCAATGATAAAACTGTGTTAAATGTACACTCCATTACTCAATATTCAgatttgaaatttcaaagtaaaaaggTGAGGCTATGAAAAGGAAATTGCCtactccccacttcctccctctctctcccatttcctaCTTGCTAGAACGTAGTGGTAAACTCATTCAGTGACCGAGGAGAGGCAAACCCCTAACCTGCATCCTCATTACATTATCTGGGCTGGGGTTCAGCATCAGCATCACCTTGGAGCTTGTTAGAAATGAGAACGCTCTCAGACTGTCTCGGTCAGACTTGGTGTTTAACTCAGTGGCATCCAACAGCATTCACAGGTGAATGGGAGGACACTAAAGATAGAGAAACACACCTTGGGTTTGTAAACCTCCGGCTTCCAGGGTTTGAGAATAAACTGACAAAGCCTTGGCTGAGCAAATTCAAAGGTGTCtgttgagatcctgtctcatgtACGTGCATGTCTGAATGTGTACCTgcacatgtgtgcgcatgtgcatgtgtgcttgtgaagGCTCAGAGTTGATGTTAGAGGTCTTCCTGGACGGCTTTCCACTTGATTTACTGAAGCAGGGTCCTTCAGTGAAACTCGAGTTCACCAATCCCAGCTACACTAGCTGGCCAGCTTGCCATAGGATTCCTTCTCTacttcctgcgtgctgggattacaggagacTGCAATacctgcccagcttttatgtgtgcTCCAGGGACCTAAATTCCACttctcatgtttgtgcagcaagtgtttTATTCATTAGGCCATCCCCCAGCCCTAAAACCACTATTTTTGAACACCGATGAGGAATTAATTACTATCTTCCCGGAGCTTCCTATTACTAGATGTTGTAGTAAGCAAGTCTCACTTATCCTCTGGACAAGGTCAGCACTGCGGTACTGCAATGATAGTAAACACATCTAActcctaaaaacaaaaccagagctaCTCTCCCATGTGGGTGGCCTTAACCTGAGCCTTGCTTCCAGAGTCATCTACAAGGTTTAATCAGTTAATGTCACTCTGCTCTCCCCTGACTCACTGACTAGTTCAGCTAACCCTAAGCAGGACAAGGGGAGGGGGCATCTTCTCGCCACTGGGATTAATCCGAATCAGCACAGGACTAAGCATCCAAGACTGTGCCTTCTAGTTCATTTTCTCCTGATGTGTTTTTACCTAGCTCCTCCACTTCACTCAGCAGGCTACTAGCTTTGTAATAACCAGCCCCGCCCCCTTCAGTCTACTGAAGTGAgtctgttccagcttgaacaaAGCTGCATCTCTCTCCTTCAGTTTCTCATCAGGAGCCCTGTGCTgagttctgtttcttttccctttagCTCCTAAGGACTTTATCAGGCATTTAATTGTTTTCCTCTGGCTTACTCATGGTTCCTCTCATGTCTGGCTTCCAGTCAAACAGACTGCTAAAGGTACTGCAGTAGGGGTAAGCTAGAGAAAGCAAGCTGCCACTGGCCCTCAAAGAGAAAGCCTTAATTCTGCTCAGCTCCCCAGCACTTCCCTAGCCTTGGAGACAGGGATAGAATCAGGCTTCTCTGGCCCAGGATCAGCAGCAAGCTTTCAACTACATGCTTAGGCTCTTTGCTTCTTCTCTGACGTCCCAAGAATCTCCAAAGTCAGAATCTCTCCAGAAGTTGAGGCATTTTAATATTCACCCTAGTTGTCCTCATGGTCCTTGTACTCTATCCAGCCCCTTGCTGAACAGAATCCAGTATTGCTCTCTAACTCCATCCCTAAATGATACTAAACTTCCTCTGGAAGGCCCCAGGCATGGCCTTACTTCAGATCTGTCTGTGGAAGGGAGTCAGTAGATGGActgggggagagcagagcagaaccGAGTAATAATGTTATTCTAACACTATTTAGGCATTGATGGGGAATATTGAAAGAAGACACATCTACATACTTTGATTACTGAGGCTGCACCACACACAATGAGGATTCACCGATAAACCCACCATAAGATAAAAATATCCTGAGCTAAAATGcattaggggctggggagaaggctcagtcatAAATGCTGGCTGTGCAGGGATGAAGAGCTttcagatccctggcacccacagaaGCTGCTGCAGTGTCGAGTCTACAGCCAGAGCATGAGACACACAGGTTCCAGCgtcctgctggccagccagtcagccagaatgacaagctctaggttcagtgagtccctgtctcaaaaaacaaaaaatgaaaaacaaaaaagggtagAGAGCCATAAGGTCACTGACATCTAACTCTAGTCTCGTATACCCACCTGTGCACTTGTACAAGTGCAGACACTCGAGTGCACTcaagtgcgcgcacacacacacatatacacacttgcgcgcatacacacacacattaaaagttggatgtgaggccgggcggtggtggtgcacgcctttaatcccagcactcgggaggcagagccaggaggatctctgtgagttcgaggccagcctggtctccaaagcgagttccaggaaaggcgcaaggctacacagagaaaccctgtctcgaaaaaccaaaaaaaaaaaaaaaaaaaaaaaaaaaaaaaaaaaaaaaagttggatgtggtggtgcatgcctataattccagaactTTGGGAATTGGAAGCAAGGAATCAGGAATTTAAGGTAATCCTTAGCTACaaaagtgaatttgaggccagtttgggttatataagatcctctctcaaaaaaccaaaataataaaaaatgaatgtactacatctAACGTGCCAAACATCACTGCTTTGCCTACTTTAAATATGCTTAGAACACTTACATAAGCCTCTAGTTAGGCAAAAACCATCTCATGTAATGTGTTGGCCACCTATATCCAAACAGTCCTGGCAGCATAGTACACCGTAGAGTGCTGGATGATTGCTCTGCTCAAAGGGTTCACTGGGGGTGGTAGCACCTGCTGCCCAACACCTCAGGAAAGTATTGTACCACATATTACTAGcttagaaaacaaccaaaagtTGAAGTATGGTTTCCACTAAATGTGAATGATCTACTATTGGAAAGCTAAAAAACTTATGTGGAGGCATGCTAAGTTGGGGACCGTGTGTATTTCTTTAGGAAAAATTCCTAGAATGTtagttaaaattgtttttaattagccACATTCTAACTTTGGAAACAAACCCAACTGCCTGCCAGGTAGGTTTACCAGTGACTCTACCTGCTGCAGCAAGGCACATGGCCAGTGCCTTTCCTAGACAACTTAGTAGGTTTgattctttttctcaatttcttctgGAGATAGGTTCTCATacaacccagactggccttgaacttgtcatctagccaaggctggctttgaattcctgatccttctgcctctacctcccaagtactagttTTATATAGATAGTGGCTAACATGctcagctccatttttttttttcaatttgaaagAACCATCATATTTAAACTTCACTCTTTTTACAAACTTGTTCAAGATGTTTTGAGTCTGACTTCACACAAAGTGATTTTCTGACattaaaccattaaaaaaaaaggagaagaaacaatgCATGTCTGTGGCAAACATTTTAGATAGAATTAAAGGATTCCCAGGGAAAATGTTTCCTCCTCTGACTCTACTACTAGAAGTCTCGGGTAATCGTGTTTATCATTTTCTTAGTATCTTTTCAGGGATCTTATTCTCATGGTAGAACACTgtcttttcagaaataaaatccAAGTGTGCACTTGACTgggatgacacacacctgtaatctcagaacttcTGAGACACGGAAACCAGGAACTTGAGACCAGCCTCTGCTTACTAACAAGTTCTAGACTAGCCTGGAGAACCacgagaccatgtttcaaaaacaaagtggggctgaggaaatggcccAGCACATAAAGTATTTGCTGTTGAAGCCCaggaacctgaatttgatcctttgAACCCGCATGAAAACAAACATAACAGGTGTGGtatgcctataataccagcactggagAACCAGAGAAAGGTAGATCCCCGGGATTTGATGGCCAGTGAGCCTAGGTAACTTCACAAGGTCCGGGCCAGTAAaggatcctgtctccaaaaacctaaaccaaacaaaaacgtGACAGCAGTTGAGGAATGTCATCCAAGGTTATCTGCCCTTCTCATGCTTACTTAGGCCAACACACaagtgtagacacacacacacacacacacacacacacacacacacactaaaacaaaacaaagtgcaAGGGTCAAGCTTTGAAGTTCAGTTCTTTTCCTCATTAACAGAGGAATCAGGCACTGTGGATTCAGAACACACTCTGCTTTGAAGAAGATTCATGTGATAAGGATTTCAACAAGTGTTTACTGTGAAAACAGTAGGATTTTTAGAACTGAGTATGAGTGAATATATAGTTGCCATGTTAAATACTCTGCTAGTCCTTcaaatgtattcttttattttctcaacaACACTGAAAGGTGCTGTCCTCATTTTGCAATGAAACATCCACCCAGGGCCTTTATAGTATGCTGTCTCAAACTTCTGAGTGCAGGGGTTTataggtatataccaccacaccagtctctctctttttgatGGGTTTCagtatgtagcactggctggcccggaactcaacATGAAAAacctggttggccttgaattcagagatctgcctgtctctgcctcctgagtgctaggactaaaggcctgtgtcaccatggcAGACCACACTAGtcttaagttatttttaatttaataagatgtGATCTTTAGATGTTTAGATCTTCAGAAGGAAGACACTTGGCTAGAGAGAAAACTCCCATTCATACAGATTTTTCTATTGCCATTGATATTGCCATTGAAAGTGAGAATGGAAAACCTTGCAAATGATGGACTTTGTtagcttttgtgtatgtgtctgtgtgagtgtatatgcacGTATATGTACATGGGAAGATGtttaagtgttttttgttttgtttcaggaatTATAAGCTTGGGTTAATGTTTTATGTCACAGTTACTTAACACATTAATAAACAATACAATCATATTAATAGAGAAAAATTCAACATCcatttataataaaaactcagcAGAATGGGAGTCTTTTGATATTACAATGTATTGGGCATCTCAAGAGCAATATAGTGTTATGGGAGTGGATTTGGATTAATTTTTAGTTGCATATATTAGGTAGCCAGGAAAAAGTTTATGAAGGAAACATAATTCATAATGGGGAAAGGAGattattcatatatttaataCAAATGAGGCAAGATGGTGGTAGAAAATAGCAAGACAAGCAGTCGATAGTAAACAGTGCTACAAATGTCAGGAAATGGTAAAAGTGTGAAGGAGTAATATTTattctgttttagagacaggTCTCCTGTAACCAGGCTGTCATCAAACTGTggaactgaggatgaccttgaactgctgggttttctgcctccacctcagtTTGTAATGCTTCGGTTAGAAGAGGGCACGCACATCACTACACCCAGTatatgtggtgctagggaccaGACCATgtcaggcaagtactctacttaCTTCCCATCTTTGTTCATCTTAGACTTTTTCTCTCATCTCTTACTTTATGCAAGTTCCAAGTTTTCATGTTTCATGATTTTTGGTCTGTTTGTTTGGCTTGGTACTTAACGTCTACAAGGGCTGAGgaaaaattttgtgtatgtgtggtttttcaagacagggtttctctgtgtagccctggctgtcctgtaactcagtctgtagaccaggctggccttgaactcacagggatccacctgcctctgcctccctagagctgggattaaaagggtgtgctaccactgcttagaGGGCTGAGGACAATTTTGACTCACCCATTTTAGGGCTGACCTTTTCTCTGTTTAGATACTAAGTTATTACTTAGTTTCTGGACATTGGAATTTGCTTATATCtttgtaataatcaaaatatgGCTCAATATAAAGAGCCATAGCTCTGTATTGGGAGATTCTTAGCCCAAATGAGACATCCATGAAAAAAATGGCAAGCACAAAACAAGAGGAGAAAGATGATCACGTGAGTTGCATCAAGACATACCTTTGCTTTAAGGACTACGTACTGCTCTTCTTCAATGTATGTGTTTTGAAATGGTCTGTAGGGAAGTTTGTTCTTATTCTTTTGTCTGTCATTgaagcatttttctcttttattctgggCCCTTAGATAGCCTCCTTAGCGATCCATTTCCAGACACCTTAGCTATCAGTAGATGTCCCTTGTAATATATGTTAGTGATTTGTAAGGTTTTCTacttctactttttcttttcccagagcATGTTAGATCCTTCTCCTGTGCCAGAGTACTGTACTGAAGCATGGTAGGCCAAACCCTAGTGAATCCTCAATCTTGATAAACTTGAGATGGATACACAACACAAGAAGAGTTAGCATGAATTATATGTATTCCATTGCCATTTTCAGTATGCTAAATGAAATTATGTTGGctgccatgcctttaatcccagcactcgggaggcagaggcaggtgaatctctgtgagttcgaagccagggtgggctattacacagagaaacactatattaaaaaaaaaaaaaaaaaggaaagaaattatgttggtgttgggcatggtggcacactcctttaatcccagcaatacgggaggcagagacagatctctctatgttggaggccagcctggtctacatagcaagcttcagTGCAGCCAAGGCCacagagtaagaccctatctcgaaagaaagaaagtgagaaaaaCTGGGATTTATTCAGAATTTTCAAGGTACTAATCTTGTTTGTTATCC
This Peromyscus maniculatus bairdii isolate BWxNUB_F1_BW_parent chromosome 8, HU_Pman_BW_mat_3.1, whole genome shotgun sequence DNA region includes the following protein-coding sequences:
- the LOC121831710 gene encoding uncharacterized protein LOC121831710, which codes for MLPFRFQFLRSLAERPRKGQLPTPLRAPAAAAAAATETAWALRSRAAQGSVEGRTRSLGNPASQCPRGRRCDLPTAPTCTRRGLGCLTSDGSRRQRTASRGSAHPGGAGKPDVELRGPRDGLCNRQGPQPGRRRRPRGTSASRAPPAAQPGRSLVAAPRGSALTDADATIFGAGPACCPRLPACRLPKLLAPAAKAQDSR